In Lepus europaeus isolate LE1 chromosome 9, mLepTim1.pri, whole genome shotgun sequence, the following are encoded in one genomic region:
- the LOC133766268 gene encoding casein kinase I-like: MATSSGSKAEFIVGGKYKLVRKIGSGTFGDIYLATNITDGEEVAVKLESLKASHPQLLYESKLYKILQGGVGIPHVQWYGPEKDYNALVMDLLGPSLEDLFNVCSRRFTMKTVLMLADQMISRIEYVHTKNFIHRDIKPDNFLMGVGHHCNKLFLIDFGLAKKYRDRRTKQHIPYREDKSLTGTARYASINAHLGVEQSRRDDMESLGYVLMYFNKTTLPWQGLKAATMKQKYDKISEKKMSTPVEVLCKGFPAEFAMYLNYCRGLRFEETPDYMYLRQLFRTLFRTLNHQYDYVFDWTMLKQKATSPIGQCQPAQVPKDKETDKTKSNTKGL; encoded by the coding sequence ATGGCGACCAGCAGCGGCTCCAAGGCCGAATTCATTGTCGGAGGGAAATACAAACTGGTACGGAAGATAGGGTCTGGCACCTTCGGGGACATTTATCTGGCGACTAACATTACCGATGGTGAGGAAGTGGCAGTCAAGCTAGAATCGCTGAAGGCCAGCCACCCTCAGCTGCTGTACGAGAGCAAACTCTATAAGATCCTTCAAGGCGGGGTTGGCATCCCCCATGTACAGTGGTATGGTCCAGAAAAAGACTATAACGCGCTGGTCATGGATCTCCTGGGACCCAGCCTCGAAGACCTCTTCAATGTCTGTTCAAGAAGGTTCACAATGAAAACTGTACTTATGCTGGCTGACCAGATGATCAGTAGAATTGAATATGTGCATACAAAGAATTTTATACACAGAGACATTAAACCAGATAACTTCCTCATGGGTGTTGGGCATCACTGCAATAAGTTGTTCCTTATTGATTTTGGCTTGGCTAAAAAATACAGAGACAGGAGGACCAAACAACACATACCGTACAGAGAAGATAAAAGCCTCACTGGCACTGCCCGATATGCTAGCATCAATGCACACCTCGGTGTTGAGCAGAGTCGCCGAGATGATATGGAGTCCTTAGGCTATGTTTTgatgtattttaataaaactacCCTGCCGTGGCAAGGACTAAAGGCAgcaacaatgaaacaaaaatatgacaAGATTAGTGAGAAGAAGATGTCCACTCCTGTTGAAGTTTTATGTAAGGGGTTCCCTGCGGAGTTTGCCATGTACTTAAACTACTGTCGTGGGTTGCGCTTTGAGGAAACTCCAGATTACATGTATCTGAGGCAGCTATTCCGTACACTTTTCAGGACCCTGAACCACCAATATGACTACGTATTTGACTGGACAATGTTAAAGCAGAAAGCAACATCTCCCATTGGGCAGTGTCAGCCGGCCCAGGTCCCCAAAGACAAGGAAACTGACAAGACCAAGAGCAACACAAAAGGTCTCTAA